The window CCAGCGCGCTGATCGTGGACTGTCGGGGGCGCACCGCCGCCCCGTTCATCAACACTGTCACTCCCATGGACCTACAGACCGTCTTGGCGCGACTGCTTGTGGAGCCGACGGCTGACCCCGCCGGCCGCACAGGGTGGGCCGCATGTGCGGGTAGGTGCTCGGCCTTCCGCCGCGACCGCAAGAACGATGATCGATCGTAGCGGCGCTTCCGGTTGCATCCCTAGCCCGAGTGTCAGGCTGGCCGCCTATCGGCGCATCCACACAGAAAACTACGCTAAGTACCCATCTGCGGGGAACGGCCGGTTTGAGGTGACCCGCCCCTATCTACTACGCATCATAGTGGTCTAGGGTGACGTCGTCAGCAGCGCCGGGCCGCGCCAGTCCTGCCCCGAGTCCGAGATCTCGGACATCGCGGTCGGGCGGGAGCGGAGGCGAGCCCGCGGATCCGCCGGTGCTCGCCGTCCTCGAACTCCTAGAAACGGAACGGGAGCGGACGGGGGATCGGCGTGCCCGCCTCGATGGCGGACCTACGGAAGGATGTGCGTTGCCTGCTCCCTACAGTGACCGTCCGTCCGCGGACGAGGCCTGGTCCCAGCATGGTCATCGCCCCCGGCGGCCACCGGCCGAGACGGTCCGGCGTTCCACGGGCTGGGCGTTTCGCCTCACGCGGCGGCAGAACCGGGTAGCCGCGATCGCGGCCCTGACAACCAGCGGCCTCGCGGTCTCGACCGCCAGCTTTGCCGCGACGGTCACGACCACCGGCAGCGACATCGGTCCGGTCGACAGCGCTCCGGTCACCCAGGCGGCGATGTTCGGCGCCGGCGCCGGCGCTGGCGCCGCACCGGCCGCTGAGCGTGCTCCCGACTCGCTCGCGGCGGCGCTCGCCGACCCGATTCCCGACTTCACCACCACGACGATCGAGGCTGAGAAGTCCGCCATCGCCCCGAACGCGGAGGCTCGGTTCACGATCCACGTCCGCGACGCGACGACGGGAGCGCCTGTCGCGGGCGAGAACGTGAACGTCGTCGTCGTGGCTGGAACGCGCTGGTCCAGGAGTGCGACGCTGCGGACCGACGACGAGGGGATGGCGCGGATCGGCGCGCGGCTGCTGTCGACCACCACGGTCACGGCGGTCTTCGACGGCGGGGCCTCGCTGCGCCCGTCGGTGGCCGCCGCCGCCACGGTCACCGTCACCAGCCCCACCCCGACCCGCCCTACCGGTGTGGCCGCCATCCCGGGTAGCACGATCGGGGCGAAGGCGGTCTACCTGGCGTCCCTGCAAAGGGGGAAGCCGTATGTGTGGGGCGCGACGGGCCCGTACGCGTTCGACTGCTCCGGTTTCTCCCAATACGTTTACAAGCAGCTCGGTCGCTACCTGCCCCGGACCGCGCAGCAGCAGTTCGAGGCGACGCTGCGGGTGCCGCAGTCGGCCAAGCAGCCCGGGGACCTGCTGTTCTTCGGCTCTCCCGACAACATCACTCACATGGCCATCTACGCAGGAAACGGCTACATGTGGGCGGCGCCGCAGACCGGCGACGTCGTGAAGCTGGAGCCGATCTACACGTCCACGTACTGGGTCGGCCGCGTGCTGTAGATCTCTGTGACCGCCAGTCCTGGACGAGAACGGTGCATCACTGGTGCGGGCGTGACGCGTAATGGTCGCCGTGTGGATCTGGAAGGATGAGGCCGTGACCAGCCCAGCTCGTCGCGCGGCCAGTCGCCTGGCCGTCCCCCGTGTCGGGGTACGCAGCCTGGTGCTGGTCGGGGCGGTGCTGCTGGGGATCCTGCTC of the Pseudofrankia saprophytica genome contains:
- a CDS encoding C40 family peptidase, with protein sequence MPAPYSDRPSADEAWSQHGHRPRRPPAETVRRSTGWAFRLTRRQNRVAAIAALTTSGLAVSTASFAATVTTTGSDIGPVDSAPVTQAAMFGAGAGAGAAPAAERAPDSLAAALADPIPDFTTTTIEAEKSAIAPNAEARFTIHVRDATTGAPVAGENVNVVVVAGTRWSRSATLRTDDEGMARIGARLLSTTTVTAVFDGGASLRPSVAAAATVTVTSPTPTRPTGVAAIPGSTIGAKAVYLASLQRGKPYVWGATGPYAFDCSGFSQYVYKQLGRYLPRTAQQQFEATLRVPQSAKQPGDLLFFGSPDNITHMAIYAGNGYMWAAPQTGDVVKLEPIYTSTYWVGRVL